One genomic window of Mustela lutreola isolate mMusLut2 chromosome 14, mMusLut2.pri, whole genome shotgun sequence includes the following:
- the CR2 gene encoding complement receptor type 2 isoform X1, with translation MGAAGLLCVCLAVIAPGVLGQCKPLPRYHFAKPKVKSDQSEFAVGTSWEYECLPGYIKRSFFITCLKTSKWSDAQDFCKRKSCTSPGELLHGSVLIPTGVMLGSTITFSCDQGYRLFGVSSATCIISDNTVTWDNDMPFCESIPCGPPPAISNGDFYSSSREDFFYGMVVTYKCHTGPNGKKLFDLVGQKSIYCTSKDNRVGIWSGPAPQCILPVKCPIPEVENGIMESGFGRSFSLNDAVMFRCKPGFTMKGSHIVWCQSNSKWNPPLPKCFKGCLPPPHINHGSYNILDKEFFPIGQEVSYSCDPGYTLIGSNPIQCTSLGAWSYAAPECEAKSCDAIPNQLLNGHVVTPPNLQLGAVVSFVCDKGYRLSGQSSSQCVSEGMRVFWNNTFPVCERISCGPPPPITNGRNSYSSGPIYLNTVVRYSCVGAFRLIGERSLFCISKDQVKGIWDKAAPVCELYNRNSFCSEPIVPGGYRDKKSRPPYRHGDSVTFTCNTNFTMKGNKSVWCQANKTWGPTPLPTCESDFPQECPPLPAISNGSHTGEGFGPFAPGLSVTYSCEPGYLLVGEKTIRCLSSGKWNAVIPTCKEAECEPPGPFLNGRIKSPPSLRVGATVNFDCNEGYRLQGQPSSQCVIVGQQASWTRMPECKEILCPPPPSILNGRPTGSFSGNIPYGSTVTYTCDPDPEKGVSYNLIGKKTIHCITNSQKTGIWSDPAPSCELSSSAVRCPPPQILRGQISSGQKEQYSYNDTVVFSCSYGFTLKGSKAIRCTARGTWEPLAPVCEKECQAPPKILNGQKEDGHMVRFDPGTSIKYSCDPGYVLVGKESIRCTSEGVWTPTAPQCKVAECEPVEEPVFNKPQDQFIRPDVNPSCDEGYRLGGSVYQKCQGAIPWFMEIRLCEEITCPPPPAISDGTHTGSSSEYVPYGTTVTYTCNRGPESGVEFNLIGESTIHCTSNDQERGIWSGSAPVCKLSLPAVQCVPAQVENGYKTSGKEAPYFYNDSVTFKCHHGFTLKGSSQIRCKADGTWDPKIPVCEKGCQPPVGLHHGRHTGGNRVLFVSGMAVDYTCDPGYLLVGNKSIHCMPSGNWSPSPPRCEEAPCQPVREDFQEPPIHSHVIPVNTSCQDGYQLTGHTYQKCQDAENRVWFQKIPLCKVIHCQPPPTIDNGRPRGVMAEPFLYGNEVSYECDQGFSLLGEKNIRCLSDSDGHGSWTEPLPKCLKSPPVIHCPSPEVKHGYQLNKTRSSYSHNDTIYVACNPGFIMNGSHVIKCHTNNKWVPGVPTCIKKAFLGCQPPLKIPNGNHTGGDIARFSPGMSVLYSCDQGYLLVGEALLLCTHEGTWSQSAPYCKEVNCSSPEYMNGIQKGLEPGKMYQYGAVVTLECEEGYTLEGSPQSQCQDDQGWNPPLAVCKSPASLAPLLSGLSAGSVLLVFLIGVTLCTILKYRERNYYTNRIPKEGDLHLETREVYSIDPYNPAS, from the exons ATGGGCGCTGCGGGCCTGCTCTGCGTTTGCCTGGCTGTCATCGCACCGGGGGTTCTCG GTCAGTGTAAGCCCCTGCCAAGGTATCATTTTGCTAAGCCTAAAGTTAAGAGTGATCAGTCTGAGTTTGCTGTTGGGACGTCTTGGGAATATGAATGTCTTCCTGGGTATATCAAGAGGTCATTCTTTATCACCTGCCTAAAGACCTCCAAGTGGTCAGATGCTCAGGATTTCTGTAAAC GTAAATCATGTACAAGTCCTGGAGAACTCCTCCATGGCTCTGTCCTCATACCCACGGGTGTCATGCTTGGGTCAACAATTACATTTTCTTGTGATCAAGG ATATCGACTTTTTGGTGTTTCATCTGCTACATGTATTATCTCAGACAATACTGTAACCTGGGATAACGACATGCCTTTTTGTGAAT CTATACCTTGTGGGCCACCCCCAGCCATCTCCAATGGGGACTTTTACAGCAGCAGTAGAGAGGACTTTTTCTATGGAATGGTGGTGACTTATAAGTgccacactggaccaaatggaaaaAAGCTGTTTGACCTTGTGGGTCAGAAGTCAATATATTGTACCAGCAAAGACAATCGAGTTGGCATCTGGAGTGGCCCTGCCCCTCAGTGTATTCTTCCAGTCAAATGCCCAATTCCAGAAGTTGAAAATGGGATTATGGAATCTGGATTTGGAcgttcattttctttaaatgatgCTGTGATGTTTAGGTGTAAGCCTGGCTTTACCATGAAAGGCAGCCACATAGTATGGTGCCAATCAAACAGCAAATGGAATCCTCCACTGCCAAAGTGCTTTAAGG GGTGTCTACCACCTCCACATATCAACCATGGTAGTTATAACATCTTGGATAAGGAATTCTTTCCAATTGGACAGGAAGTATCCTACAGCTGTGACCCTGGCTATACCCTTATTGGAAGTAACCCTATCCAGTGTACATCCTTGGGAGCCTGGAGCTATGCAGCCCCTGAATGTGAAG cAAAATCATGCGATGCCATTCCAAACCAACTTCTCAATGGCCATGTGGTGACTCCTCCTAATCTCCAGCTTGGGGCAGtggtttcatttgtttgtgaTAAGGG GTACCGATTAAGTGGCCAATCTTCTAGTCAGTGTGTCTCAGAAGGAATGAGAGTATTCTGGAATAATACATTTCCTGTCTGTGAAC GGATTTCTTGTGGCCCTCCTCCTCCTATCACAAATGGTCGGAATAGTTATTCTTCTGGTCCCATATATCTTAACACTGTGGTAAGGTACTCTTGTGTAGGTGCCTTCCGCCTCATTGGAGAAAGAAGTCTTTTTTGTATAAGTAAAGACCAAGTGAAAGGAATCTGGGATAAAGCTGCTCCTGTATGTGAATTGTATAATAGAAATTCTTTCTGCTCTGAGCCCATAGTACCAGGAGGATACAGAGATAAAAAATCTAGACCACCATACAGACATGGTGATTCTGTGACATTTACCTGTAATACCAACTTCACCATGAAAGGAAACAAATCTGTTTGGTGCCAAGCAAATAAAACCTGGGGGCCAACACCACTGCCCACCTGTGAGAGTg ATTTCCCTCAGGAGTGTCCACCGCTTCCTGCCATCTCCAATGGATCTCACACAGGGGAGGGGTTTGGCCCCTTTGCCCCAGGATTATCTGTGACTTATAGCTGTGAACCTGGTTACTTGCTTGTTGGAGAAAAGACCATTAGATGTTTGTCTTCAGGAAAGTGGAATGCTGTTATTCCCACATGTAAAG AGGCAGAGTGTGAACCCCCAGGACCATTTCTCAATGGACGGATAAAGAGCCCTCCAAGTCTTCGGGTCGGTGCAACTGTGAACTTTGACTGTAATGAAGG GTATCGGTTACAAGGCCAACCTTCCAGTCAATGTGTAATTGTTGGACAGCAGGCTTCTTGGACCAGGATGCCAGAATGCAAAG AAATTCTGTGCCCGCCACCTCCTTCTATTCTCAATGGAAGACCTACAGGAAGCTTTTCAGGGAATATTCCATATGGAAGCACAGTCACTTATACCTGTGACCCAGACCCAGAGAAAGGAGTGAGCTACAACCTTATTGGGAAGAAGACTATCCATTGTATCACCAACAGTCAGAAGACTGGGATCTGGAGTGACCCTGCCCCAAGCTGTGAACTTTCTAGTTCTGCTGTTCGGTGTCCACCTCCCCAGATCCTAAGAGGCCAAATATCATCTGGGCAGAAAGAACAATATTCCTATAATGACACTGTGGTATTTTCTTGCTCATATGGCTTCACCCTGAAAGGCAGCAAGGCAATCCGATGTACTGCCCGAGGCACATGGGAGCCATTGGCACCAGTCTGTGAAAAGG agtGCCAAGCCCCTCCTAAAATCCTCAATGGGCAGAAGGAAGATGGACACATGGTCCGCTTTGACCCAGGAACATCTATAAAGTACAGCTGTGATCCTGGCTATGTGCTCGTGGGGAAAGAATCCATCCGCTGCACCTCTGAGGGGGTGTGGACACCCACTGCCCCCCAATGCAAAG TGGCAGAGTGTGAACCTGTAGAAGAGCCAGTCTTTAACAAACCGCAGGATCAATTTATTAGACCAGATGTCAACCCTTCTTGTGATGAAGG GTACCGGTTAGGTGGGAGTGTTTATCAGAAGTGCCAAGGTGCGATTCCTTGGTTTATGGAGATCCGTCTATGTGAAG AAATCACCTGCCCACCGCCTCCTGCCATCTCTGATGGGACACACACAGGAAGTTCCTCAGAATATGTTCCATACGGAACCACAGTCACCTACACATGCAACCGTGGGCCAGAGAGTGGAGTGGAATTCAACCTCATTGGGGAGAGTACCATCCATTGTACAAGCAATGACCAAGAGAGGGGTATCTGGAGTGGCTCTGCTCCTGTCTGCAAACTTTCCCTCCCTGCTGTTCAGTGTGTACCTGCCCAGGTGGAAAATGGATATAAGACATCTGGGAAGGAAGCCCCATACTTCTATAATGACAGTGTGACATTCAAGTGTCATCATGGATTTACTCTGAAGGGCAGCAGTCAGATTCGTTGCAAAGCTGATGGCACCTGGGATCCTAAAATACCAGTTTGTGAAAAAG GCTGCCAGCCACCTGTTGGGCTCCATCATGGTCGGCATACAGGTGGAAATAGGGTCCTCTTTGTCTCTGGGATGGCTGTAGACTACACCTGTGACCCTGGCTACTTGCTTGTGGGAAACAAATCCATTCACTGTATGCCTTCAGGAAATTGGAGTCCTTCTCCCCCTCGGTGTGAAG AAGCACCATGTCAACCTGTGAGAGAAGATTTTCAAGAGCCTCCCATTCATTCACATGTGATACCAGTTAATACATCCTGTCAAGATGG GTACCAGTTGACTGGACATACTTATCAGAAGTGTCAAGATGCTGAGAATAGGGTTTGGTTCCAAAAGATTCCACTTTGTAAAG TAATTCACTGTCAGCCTCCACCCACGATTGACAATGGAAGGCCCAGGGGCGTGATGGCAGAACCCTTTCTATATGGAAATGAAGTCTCTTATGAATGTGACCAAGGATTCTCTCTTTTGGGAGAGAAAAATATACGATGCCTAAGTGATTCTGATGGACATGGATCTTGGACTGAACCTCTCCCAAAGTGCTTAAAATCTCCTCCTGTAATTCACTGCCCTAGCCCAGAAGTCAAACATGGGTACCAGCTCAACAAAACTCGTTCTTCATATTCCCACAATGATACAATATATGTCGCCTGCAATCCTGGCTTCATCATGAACGGCAGTCACGTGATTAAATGTCATACCAATAACAAATGGGTGCCAGGTGTACCGACTTGTATCAAAAAGG CTTTCTTAGGATGTCAGCCTCCACTTAAGATACCCAATGGAAATCATACTGGTGGAGATATAGCTCGATTCTCTCCTGGAATGTCAGTCCTGTACAGCTGTGACCAAGGCTACCTGCTTGTGGGAGAGGCACTCCTTCTTTGCACACATGAGGGAACCTGGAGCCAATCTGCCCCTTATTGTAAAG
- the CR2 gene encoding complement receptor type 2 isoform X2, giving the protein MGAAGLLCVCLAVIAPGVLGQCKPLPRYHFAKPKVKSDQSEFAVGTSWEYECLPGYIKRSFFITCLKTSKWSDAQDFCKRKSCTSPGELLHGSVLIPTGVMLGSTITFSCDQGYRLFGVSSATCIISDNTVTWDNDMPFCESIPCGPPPAISNGDFYSSSREDFFYGMVVTYKCHTGPNGKKLFDLVGQKSIYCTSKDNRVGIWSGPAPQCILPVKCPIPEVENGIMESGFGRSFSLNDAVMFRCKPGFTMKGSHIVWCQSNSKWNPPLPKCFKGCLPPPHINHGSYNILDKEFFPIGQEVSYSCDPGYTLIGSNPIQCTSLGAWSYAAPECEAKSCDAIPNQLLNGHVVTPPNLQLGAVVSFVCDKGYRLSGQSSSQCVSEGMRVFWNNTFPVCERISCGPPPPITNGRNSYSSGPIYLNTVVRYSCVGAFRLIGERSLFCISKDQVKGIWDKAAPVCELYNRNSFCSEPIVPGGYRDKKSRPPYRHGDSVTFTCNTNFTMKGNKSVWCQANKTWGPTPLPTCESDFPQECPPLPAISNGSHTGEGFGPFAPGLSVTYSCEPGYLLVGEKTIRCLSSGKWNAVIPTCKEAECEPPGPFLNGRIKSPPSLRVGATVNFDCNEGYRLQGQPSSQCVIVGQQASWTRMPECKEILCPPPPSILNGRPTGSFSGNIPYGSTVTYTCDPDPEKGVSYNLIGKKTIHCITNSQKTGIWSDPAPSCELSSSAVRCPPPQILRGQISSGQKEQYSYNDTVVFSCSYGFTLKGSKAIRCTARGTWEPLAPVCEKECQAPPKILNGQKEDGHMVRFDPGTSIKYSCDPGYVLVGKESIRCTSEGVWTPTAPQCKVAECEPVEEPVFNKPQDQFIRPDVNPSCDEGYRLGGSVYQKCQGAIPWFMEIRLCEEITCPPPPAISDGTHTGSSSEYVPYGTTVTYTCNRGPESGVEFNLIGESTIHCTSNDQERGIWSGSAPVCKLSLPAVQCVPAQVENGYKTSGKEAPYFYNDSVTFKCHHGFTLKGSSQIRCKADGTWDPKIPVCEKEAPCQPVREDFQEPPIHSHVIPVNTSCQDGYQLTGHTYQKCQDAENRVWFQKIPLCKVIHCQPPPTIDNGRPRGVMAEPFLYGNEVSYECDQGFSLLGEKNIRCLSDSDGHGSWTEPLPKCLKSPPVIHCPSPEVKHGYQLNKTRSSYSHNDTIYVACNPGFIMNGSHVIKCHTNNKWVPGVPTCIKKAFLGCQPPLKIPNGNHTGGDIARFSPGMSVLYSCDQGYLLVGEALLLCTHEGTWSQSAPYCKEVNCSSPEYMNGIQKGLEPGKMYQYGAVVTLECEEGYTLEGSPQSQCQDDQGWNPPLAVCKSPASLAPLLSGLSAGSVLLVFLIGVTLCTILKYRERNYYTNRIPKEGDLHLETREVYSIDPYNPAS; this is encoded by the exons ATGGGCGCTGCGGGCCTGCTCTGCGTTTGCCTGGCTGTCATCGCACCGGGGGTTCTCG GTCAGTGTAAGCCCCTGCCAAGGTATCATTTTGCTAAGCCTAAAGTTAAGAGTGATCAGTCTGAGTTTGCTGTTGGGACGTCTTGGGAATATGAATGTCTTCCTGGGTATATCAAGAGGTCATTCTTTATCACCTGCCTAAAGACCTCCAAGTGGTCAGATGCTCAGGATTTCTGTAAAC GTAAATCATGTACAAGTCCTGGAGAACTCCTCCATGGCTCTGTCCTCATACCCACGGGTGTCATGCTTGGGTCAACAATTACATTTTCTTGTGATCAAGG ATATCGACTTTTTGGTGTTTCATCTGCTACATGTATTATCTCAGACAATACTGTAACCTGGGATAACGACATGCCTTTTTGTGAAT CTATACCTTGTGGGCCACCCCCAGCCATCTCCAATGGGGACTTTTACAGCAGCAGTAGAGAGGACTTTTTCTATGGAATGGTGGTGACTTATAAGTgccacactggaccaaatggaaaaAAGCTGTTTGACCTTGTGGGTCAGAAGTCAATATATTGTACCAGCAAAGACAATCGAGTTGGCATCTGGAGTGGCCCTGCCCCTCAGTGTATTCTTCCAGTCAAATGCCCAATTCCAGAAGTTGAAAATGGGATTATGGAATCTGGATTTGGAcgttcattttctttaaatgatgCTGTGATGTTTAGGTGTAAGCCTGGCTTTACCATGAAAGGCAGCCACATAGTATGGTGCCAATCAAACAGCAAATGGAATCCTCCACTGCCAAAGTGCTTTAAGG GGTGTCTACCACCTCCACATATCAACCATGGTAGTTATAACATCTTGGATAAGGAATTCTTTCCAATTGGACAGGAAGTATCCTACAGCTGTGACCCTGGCTATACCCTTATTGGAAGTAACCCTATCCAGTGTACATCCTTGGGAGCCTGGAGCTATGCAGCCCCTGAATGTGAAG cAAAATCATGCGATGCCATTCCAAACCAACTTCTCAATGGCCATGTGGTGACTCCTCCTAATCTCCAGCTTGGGGCAGtggtttcatttgtttgtgaTAAGGG GTACCGATTAAGTGGCCAATCTTCTAGTCAGTGTGTCTCAGAAGGAATGAGAGTATTCTGGAATAATACATTTCCTGTCTGTGAAC GGATTTCTTGTGGCCCTCCTCCTCCTATCACAAATGGTCGGAATAGTTATTCTTCTGGTCCCATATATCTTAACACTGTGGTAAGGTACTCTTGTGTAGGTGCCTTCCGCCTCATTGGAGAAAGAAGTCTTTTTTGTATAAGTAAAGACCAAGTGAAAGGAATCTGGGATAAAGCTGCTCCTGTATGTGAATTGTATAATAGAAATTCTTTCTGCTCTGAGCCCATAGTACCAGGAGGATACAGAGATAAAAAATCTAGACCACCATACAGACATGGTGATTCTGTGACATTTACCTGTAATACCAACTTCACCATGAAAGGAAACAAATCTGTTTGGTGCCAAGCAAATAAAACCTGGGGGCCAACACCACTGCCCACCTGTGAGAGTg ATTTCCCTCAGGAGTGTCCACCGCTTCCTGCCATCTCCAATGGATCTCACACAGGGGAGGGGTTTGGCCCCTTTGCCCCAGGATTATCTGTGACTTATAGCTGTGAACCTGGTTACTTGCTTGTTGGAGAAAAGACCATTAGATGTTTGTCTTCAGGAAAGTGGAATGCTGTTATTCCCACATGTAAAG AGGCAGAGTGTGAACCCCCAGGACCATTTCTCAATGGACGGATAAAGAGCCCTCCAAGTCTTCGGGTCGGTGCAACTGTGAACTTTGACTGTAATGAAGG GTATCGGTTACAAGGCCAACCTTCCAGTCAATGTGTAATTGTTGGACAGCAGGCTTCTTGGACCAGGATGCCAGAATGCAAAG AAATTCTGTGCCCGCCACCTCCTTCTATTCTCAATGGAAGACCTACAGGAAGCTTTTCAGGGAATATTCCATATGGAAGCACAGTCACTTATACCTGTGACCCAGACCCAGAGAAAGGAGTGAGCTACAACCTTATTGGGAAGAAGACTATCCATTGTATCACCAACAGTCAGAAGACTGGGATCTGGAGTGACCCTGCCCCAAGCTGTGAACTTTCTAGTTCTGCTGTTCGGTGTCCACCTCCCCAGATCCTAAGAGGCCAAATATCATCTGGGCAGAAAGAACAATATTCCTATAATGACACTGTGGTATTTTCTTGCTCATATGGCTTCACCCTGAAAGGCAGCAAGGCAATCCGATGTACTGCCCGAGGCACATGGGAGCCATTGGCACCAGTCTGTGAAAAGG agtGCCAAGCCCCTCCTAAAATCCTCAATGGGCAGAAGGAAGATGGACACATGGTCCGCTTTGACCCAGGAACATCTATAAAGTACAGCTGTGATCCTGGCTATGTGCTCGTGGGGAAAGAATCCATCCGCTGCACCTCTGAGGGGGTGTGGACACCCACTGCCCCCCAATGCAAAG TGGCAGAGTGTGAACCTGTAGAAGAGCCAGTCTTTAACAAACCGCAGGATCAATTTATTAGACCAGATGTCAACCCTTCTTGTGATGAAGG GTACCGGTTAGGTGGGAGTGTTTATCAGAAGTGCCAAGGTGCGATTCCTTGGTTTATGGAGATCCGTCTATGTGAAG AAATCACCTGCCCACCGCCTCCTGCCATCTCTGATGGGACACACACAGGAAGTTCCTCAGAATATGTTCCATACGGAACCACAGTCACCTACACATGCAACCGTGGGCCAGAGAGTGGAGTGGAATTCAACCTCATTGGGGAGAGTACCATCCATTGTACAAGCAATGACCAAGAGAGGGGTATCTGGAGTGGCTCTGCTCCTGTCTGCAAACTTTCCCTCCCTGCTGTTCAGTGTGTACCTGCCCAGGTGGAAAATGGATATAAGACATCTGGGAAGGAAGCCCCATACTTCTATAATGACAGTGTGACATTCAAGTGTCATCATGGATTTACTCTGAAGGGCAGCAGTCAGATTCGTTGCAAAGCTGATGGCACCTGGGATCCTAAAATACCAGTTTGTGAAAAAG AAGCACCATGTCAACCTGTGAGAGAAGATTTTCAAGAGCCTCCCATTCATTCACATGTGATACCAGTTAATACATCCTGTCAAGATGG GTACCAGTTGACTGGACATACTTATCAGAAGTGTCAAGATGCTGAGAATAGGGTTTGGTTCCAAAAGATTCCACTTTGTAAAG TAATTCACTGTCAGCCTCCACCCACGATTGACAATGGAAGGCCCAGGGGCGTGATGGCAGAACCCTTTCTATATGGAAATGAAGTCTCTTATGAATGTGACCAAGGATTCTCTCTTTTGGGAGAGAAAAATATACGATGCCTAAGTGATTCTGATGGACATGGATCTTGGACTGAACCTCTCCCAAAGTGCTTAAAATCTCCTCCTGTAATTCACTGCCCTAGCCCAGAAGTCAAACATGGGTACCAGCTCAACAAAACTCGTTCTTCATATTCCCACAATGATACAATATATGTCGCCTGCAATCCTGGCTTCATCATGAACGGCAGTCACGTGATTAAATGTCATACCAATAACAAATGGGTGCCAGGTGTACCGACTTGTATCAAAAAGG CTTTCTTAGGATGTCAGCCTCCACTTAAGATACCCAATGGAAATCATACTGGTGGAGATATAGCTCGATTCTCTCCTGGAATGTCAGTCCTGTACAGCTGTGACCAAGGCTACCTGCTTGTGGGAGAGGCACTCCTTCTTTGCACACATGAGGGAACCTGGAGCCAATCTGCCCCTTATTGTAAAG